One stretch of Eretmochelys imbricata isolate rEreImb1 chromosome 1, rEreImb1.hap1, whole genome shotgun sequence DNA includes these proteins:
- the IL2RB gene encoding interleukin-2 receptor subunit beta, with translation MKPSPPLLLCLWLSILLDVSLASKITQAPSNLTCFYDSRATLFCTWAPDRNDTEALCQLDALFHTDKRDLKSCEFPSMAPRRCELAFSEDIVEWQVFTIADSLSLTVSCQVGENWTTVMQQQEFKPWDNIQLRPPDNLQVVNTSDSSYNLTWRIPISSHYLKKKREFEVLCRDRAKPWEPAMLLSIKQDQEWVRLENLLPDSEYEASVRVKPNTYGVWSNWSKTLAWRTNHSGYSELAPGDLQLTMPALVGTICTIFVVVIIVLIIISQPLKRLKKVLKIYIPDPDKFFPPLSTVHRGDVQKWLSSPFSTSLFSMSSISPEISELEIIQKEKQESQLLLPKAFLTSGAPPETSGHSLTSCFTNQGYFFFHLPDSYEIEPCQVYFTYEPFARKNSGSEDGDSYGALPSPDLCMLENDLPLFSSGFLHCIEANQGFQNSSFVGEIQNTTNGLGALPEALLSPESSSPASVLEQDEKVNGNVTVLQFSESQQKPGMVFSDIAGLHDNDAIQTTEEAGDAGPEISSTTTMADASSLFSQPMPLRQSQTDDLHRTAFSSQVPNTEAYLSLSELQSQYNHHSV, from the exons ATGAAGCCTTCTCCTCCCCTTCTGCTTTGCCTCTGGCTGTCCATCCTTCTAGATGTTTCACTGGCATCAAAAATCACTCAGG CACCCTCAAATCTAACTTGTTTTTATGACTCGCGGGCGACTCTCTTTTGCACCTGGGCTCCAGACAGGAATGACACAGAAGCACTGTGCCAACTTGACGCTTTGTTTCACACTGATAAGAG GGATCTGAAGAGTTGTGAATTTCCTAGCATGGCACCCAGGAGATGTGAACTAGCCTTCAGTGAAGACATTGTTGAG TGGCAGGTCTTCACCATTGCAGACTCACTTAGCCTGACTGTGTCCTGCCAAGTTGGGGAAAACTGGACAACTGTGATGCAACAGCAGGAATTCAAACCATGGGACAACA TACAGCTGAGGCCACCTGACAACCTCCAAGTGGTAAACACCAGTGACTCCAGCTACAATTTAACTTGGAGAATTCCTATTTCGTCTCACTACTTAAAAAAGAAACGGGAATTTGAAGTGTTGTGCAGAGATCGCGCAAAGCCCTGGGAG CCTGCCATGCTCCTCTCTATCAAGCAGGACCAGGAATGGGTGAGGCTTGAGAACCTTTTGCCAGACTCAGAGTATGAGGCTTCAGTTCGCGTGAAGCCAAACACATATGGCGTGTGGAGCAACTGGAGCAAGACGCTTGCATGGAGGACTAATCATAGCGGATATTCAG AACTAGCCCCGGGGGACCTTCAGCTTACGATGCCAGCCCTTGTGGGGACCATCTGCACCATCTTCGTTGTTGTCATCATTGTCTTGATCATCATCTCACAGCCATTGAAAAG GCTTAAGAAGGTGCTGAAGATTTACATTCCAGACCCAGACAAGTTCTTTCCCCCGCTGAGCACCGTGCACAGAGGCGACGTTCAG AAATGGCTCTCCTCTCCATTTTCCACATCTCTCTTCAGCATGAGCAGTATCTCCCCAGAGATCTCAGAGCTAGAGATAATTCAGAAGGAGAAACAGGAGTCCCAGCTTCTCCTTCCCAAGGCTTTTCTCACCTCTGGTGCCCCCCCAGAAACCAGCGGGCACTCACTGACTAGCTGCTTCACCAACCAAGGCTACTTCTTTTTCCACCTCCCTGACTCCTATGAGATTGAGCCCTGCCAGGTGTATTTCACCTACGAGCCTTTCGCCCGGAAGAACAGTGGCAGTGAAGATGGTGATTCCTACGGAGCACTCCCTTCCCCAGATCTCTGCATGCTGGAGAATGACCTGCCACTGTTCTCTTCCGGATTTCTTCATTGCATCGAAGCAAACCAAGGTTTCCAGAACAGTTCCTTTGTGGGAGAGATACAGAACACAACCAATGGGCTTGGGGCACTTCCTGAGGCTCTTCTGTCACCCGAGAGCTCATCCCCAGCATCGGTATTGGAGCAGGATGAGAAGGTGAATGGAAACGTCACAGTTTTACAGTTCTCTGAATCCCAACAGAAGCCTGGCATGGTCTTCTCAGATATCGCAGGGTTGCATGACAACGATGCCATTCAAACCACAGAAGAGGCTGGGGACGCAGGCCCTGAAATCAGTTCCACTACTACTATGGCAGATGCTAGCTCTTTGTTTTCCCAGCCCATGCCTCTGAGGCAAAGTCAAACTGATGATCTCCACCGGACAGCTTTCTCCAGCCAGGTCCCAAACACTGAGGCCTACCTATCTTTGAGTGAGCTCCAAAGCCAATACAACCATCATTCGGTCTAA